From one Streptomyces mobaraensis genomic stretch:
- a CDS encoding GNAT family N-acetyltransferase yields the protein MIAKLPTRTTALTGRHVRLEPLDHTHVPDLFRAVGGDDEVWRWTFSLTPHTEDELHTIVKGRLADPACVPFAVVHLATGRTAGITCYFGASTEHEEVEIGGTWYGREYWRTAVNTESKLLLLTHAYEELGMGRVFWKIDHRNERSQAAVRRLGAVHEGTLRRHRQRPDGSWRDSVYFSMLREEWPSVRERLVRRLDRG from the coding sequence ATGATCGCGAAGCTGCCCACCCGCACCACCGCCCTGACCGGCCGGCACGTCCGCCTGGAACCCCTCGACCACACGCACGTACCCGACCTGTTCCGCGCGGTCGGCGGCGACGACGAGGTCTGGCGCTGGACGTTCAGCCTCACCCCGCACACGGAGGACGAGCTCCACACCATCGTCAAGGGCCGGCTCGCCGACCCCGCCTGCGTCCCGTTCGCCGTCGTCCACCTCGCGACCGGCCGGACCGCCGGCATCACCTGCTACTTCGGGGCGAGCACCGAGCACGAGGAGGTGGAGATCGGCGGGACCTGGTACGGGCGGGAATACTGGCGCACCGCCGTCAACACCGAGAGCAAGCTCCTGCTGCTCACGCACGCTTACGAGGAGCTCGGCATGGGCCGCGTCTTCTGGAAGATCGACCACCGGAACGAGCGGTCCCAGGCGGCGGTACGGCGGCTCGGGGCCGTGCACGAGGGGACGCTCCGGCGGCACCGGCAGCGGCCGGACGGGAGCTGGCGGGACAGCGTCTACTTCTCGATGCTGCGGGAGGAGTGGCCCTCGGTGCGGGAGCGGCTCGTGAGGCGTCTCGACCGGGGATGA
- a CDS encoding MFS transporter, producing MSSPSTDPSTDPSAGPDTGPSTGPSAGTPLDRRRWIALAVVLTASFMDLVDVTIVNIAMPSISHDLGASFSVLQWITEGYALAFAAGLITGGRLGDIYGRRRVFLLGMGGFTLASMLCGLAGDPHLLVAARVLQGGTAALMVPQVLAIVHSTFPAHERGKVFGMFGAIVGLGAVSGPILGALLTEWNILGLEWRPIFLVNLPVGIAGLILGRRFIAESKAENALRLDLVGVALATGGIVMFLYPLTQGRELGWPLWGFLLMGGSAVVLALFVVYERHKKRKDGSPLVELSLFTVKSFAAGIGVQLAFGILSGIYFLCWTLYMQLGLGWSALRSGLTGIPFSIAVSITAGMSVQKLVPRFGRKVLQAGALVMAAGVLLYIWETGHYGADITSWQMALPLTVMGAGMGFVVAPLTDAVLSEVPREHAGSASGLINTTQQLGNAIGLGLVSVVFFGVLDEDAVAKGRGATAFGDAYGNALWWVAGLLVLVFLLVFALPRRSRTEVPVADAVPAEKGEPIAA from the coding sequence GTGAGCTCCCCGAGCACCGATCCGAGCACTGATCCGAGCGCCGGTCCGGACACTGGTCCAAGCACTGGTCCAAGTGCTGGTACGCCCCTCGACCGCCGCCGCTGGATCGCGCTGGCCGTCGTGCTGACCGCGTCCTTCATGGACCTCGTCGACGTGACGATCGTCAACATCGCGATGCCCAGCATCAGCCACGACCTCGGCGCCTCGTTCAGCGTCCTCCAGTGGATCACCGAGGGCTACGCCCTCGCCTTCGCCGCCGGCCTGATCACCGGCGGCCGGCTCGGGGACATATACGGGCGCCGGCGGGTCTTCCTGCTCGGCATGGGCGGCTTCACCCTCGCCTCGATGCTCTGCGGTCTCGCCGGCGATCCGCACCTGCTCGTCGCCGCCCGCGTCCTCCAGGGCGGCACCGCCGCGCTGATGGTGCCCCAGGTGCTGGCGATCGTGCACTCCACCTTCCCGGCGCACGAGCGCGGCAAGGTCTTCGGCATGTTCGGCGCCATCGTCGGACTGGGCGCCGTCTCCGGCCCGATCCTGGGCGCGCTGCTCACCGAGTGGAACATCCTCGGCCTGGAGTGGCGGCCGATCTTCCTGGTCAACCTGCCCGTCGGCATCGCCGGGCTGATCCTCGGCCGCCGGTTCATCGCCGAGTCCAAGGCCGAGAACGCGCTCAGGCTCGACCTCGTCGGCGTCGCCCTCGCGACCGGTGGCATCGTCATGTTCCTCTACCCGCTCACCCAGGGCCGGGAGCTGGGCTGGCCGCTCTGGGGCTTCCTGCTGATGGGCGGCAGCGCCGTGGTGCTGGCCCTGTTCGTCGTCTACGAGCGCCACAAGAAGCGGAAGGACGGCTCGCCGCTGGTCGAGCTCTCCCTGTTCACCGTGAAGAGCTTCGCCGCCGGCATCGGCGTCCAGCTGGCCTTCGGCATCCTCTCCGGCATCTACTTCCTCTGCTGGACGCTCTACATGCAGCTCGGCCTGGGCTGGAGCGCGCTGCGGTCCGGCCTGACCGGCATCCCGTTCTCCATCGCCGTGTCGATCACGGCCGGCATGTCCGTCCAGAAGCTCGTCCCGCGCTTCGGCCGCAAGGTCCTCCAGGCGGGCGCGCTGGTCATGGCCGCCGGTGTGCTGCTCTACATCTGGGAGACCGGCCACTATGGCGCCGACATCACCTCCTGGCAGATGGCCCTGCCGCTGACGGTCATGGGCGCGGGCATGGGCTTCGTCGTCGCCCCGCTCACCGACGCCGTCCTCTCCGAGGTGCCCCGCGAGCACGCGGGCTCCGCGTCCGGCCTGATAAACACCACGCAGCAGCTGGGCAACGCGATCGGCCTGGGCCTCGTGTCGGTGGTCTTCTTCGGGGTCCTGGACGAGGACGCGGTCGCGAAGGGCCGGGGCGCCACGGCCTTCGGCGACGCGTACGGCAACGCCCTCTGGTGGGTCGCCGGCCTGCTCGTCCTCGTCTTCCTGCTCGTCTTCGCCCTCCCGCGCCGCTCCCGCACCGAGGTCCCGGTGGCGGACGCGGTGCCCGCGGAGAAGGGCGAGCCGATAGCCGCGTGA
- a CDS encoding DeoR/GlpR family DNA-binding transcription regulator, producing MYGPERQQEILRLAREGGRVDVLSLAETFQVTAETVRRDLKVLDRAGLLRRVHGGAIPVGRLDFEPDLAEREATAADEKDAIARAALAELPAGGSVILDAGTTVARLAALFPLDVGPGAELTVVTHALPVAARLADHPGIALHLVGGRVRHRTRAAVDAWALRAYGEVAADVAFVATNGFSADGGLTTPDLAEAAVKRATIAAARRVVLLADSGKFGQRHFARFGDLSDVDLLITDTGLSPEDARAIERRGPAVIRA from the coding sequence ATGTACGGACCGGAACGCCAGCAGGAGATCCTGCGGCTCGCGCGCGAGGGCGGGCGGGTGGACGTGCTGTCGCTGGCGGAGACGTTCCAGGTCACAGCGGAGACCGTGCGCCGCGACCTCAAGGTGCTGGACCGGGCCGGGCTGCTGCGGCGCGTGCACGGCGGCGCGATCCCTGTCGGCCGGCTGGACTTCGAACCGGACCTCGCGGAACGCGAGGCCACGGCGGCGGACGAGAAGGACGCCATCGCCAGGGCGGCCCTGGCCGAGCTGCCCGCCGGCGGCAGCGTGATCCTGGACGCCGGGACCACGGTGGCCCGCCTCGCCGCCCTCTTCCCGCTGGACGTCGGCCCCGGCGCCGAGCTGACGGTCGTCACGCACGCGCTGCCCGTCGCCGCCCGGCTGGCGGACCACCCGGGCATCGCCCTGCACCTGGTCGGAGGCCGGGTGCGGCACCGCACCCGGGCGGCCGTCGACGCCTGGGCGCTGCGCGCGTACGGCGAGGTCGCGGCGGACGTCGCCTTCGTCGCCACCAACGGCTTCTCGGCGGACGGCGGACTGACCACCCCGGACCTCGCCGAGGCGGCGGTGAAGCGGGCGACGATCGCCGCCGCCCGGCGCGTCGTCCTGCTCGCGGACTCCGGCAAGTTCGGACAGCGGCATTTCGCCCGCTTCGGCGACCTCTCCGACGTCGACCTGCTGATCACCGACACCGGGCTGAGCCCCGAGGACGCCCGCGCGATCGAACGCCGCGGCCCGGCGGTGATCCGCGCGTGA